The following coding sequences lie in one Vicugna pacos chromosome 5, VicPac4, whole genome shotgun sequence genomic window:
- the DTYMK gene encoding thymidylate kinase, with protein MGGPGDAATRWRRREDTAMAGRRGALIVLEGVDRAGKSTQGRKLVDALCTAGHRAELLRFPERSTEIGKLLSSYLEKKSEVEDHSVHLLFSANRWEQVPLIKEKLGQGVTLVVDRYAFSGVAFTSAKENFSLDWCKQPDVGLPKPDLVVFLQLRLAEAAARGEFGRERYEDRAFQEQVLRRFHQLRSDTSLNWKMVDASRSIEEVHQEICTLSKDTIQAAAQRPLGELWK; from the exons ATGGGCGGCCCGGGTGACGCGGCGacgcggtggcggcggcgggaaGATACGGCGATGGCAGGCCGTCGCGGGGCGCTCATCGTGCTGGAGGGGGTGGACCGCGCGGGGAAGAGCACGCAGGGCCGCAAGCTGGTGGACGCGCTGTGTACCGCAGGCCACCGCGCCGAGCTGCTGCGCTTCCCGG aaagatCAACAGAAATTGGCAAACTTCTGAGTTCTTACTTGGAAAAGAAAAGTGAGGTGGAGGATCACTCAGTGCACCTGCTTTTCTCTGCGAACCGCTGGGAACAAGT GCCGTTGATTAAGGAGAAGCTGGGCCAGGGCGTCACCTTGGTCGTGGACAGATATGCATTTTCTGGTGTCGCCTTCACCAGCGCCAAAGAG AACTTCTCCCTGGATTGGTGCAAGCAGCCCGACGTAGGCCTTCCCAAACCGGACCTGGTCGTGTTCCTCCAGCTGCGCCTGGCGGAGGCGGCCGCGCGCGGCGAGTTTGGCCGGGAGCGCTACGAGGACcgcgccttccaggagcaggtgcTGCGGCGCTTCCACCAGCTCCGGAGCGACACCTCCCTGAACTGGAAG ATGGTGGACGCCTCCAGAAGCATCGAAGAGGTCCACCAGGAAATCTGCACGCTATCCAAGGACACCATCCAGGCCGCCGCACAGAGGCCGCTGGGGGAGCTGTGGAAATAG